One stretch of Alcaligenes aquatilis DNA includes these proteins:
- a CDS encoding MarR family winged helix-turn-helix transcriptional regulator: MKLLDLKYQTILSESQRQAHPKTEDIELCLRVLSLASSINRASSTVLNEFGLSEGRLVLLFLLSRQPSGLSPALLAEQAGVTRATITGLLDGLEQQQLLVRQNNASDRRVLTVKLTEAGKELSEHLLPYYIEWLSGVFSHVPQDVRERLSNLLSRAMQSDSKGEIKIEKPLSHTVPGTMQRSYMV; encoded by the coding sequence ATGAAATTACTCGATCTGAAATATCAAACTATCCTGAGCGAATCCCAGCGCCAGGCTCACCCTAAAACCGAGGATATCGAACTGTGTTTACGCGTTCTATCGCTGGCGTCCAGTATTAATCGCGCCTCCAGCACCGTCTTGAACGAATTTGGCCTATCCGAAGGCCGTCTGGTTCTGCTTTTTTTGCTGAGCCGCCAACCTTCCGGCTTAAGTCCCGCCTTGCTGGCTGAACAAGCCGGTGTCACCCGCGCGACCATTACCGGCCTGCTAGACGGGCTGGAGCAGCAGCAATTGCTGGTGCGACAAAACAATGCCTCGGATCGCCGTGTACTCACTGTTAAACTGACCGAAGCTGGCAAAGAGTTAAGCGAGCACTTGCTGCCCTATTACATCGAGTGGCTCTCGGGTGTGTTTAGCCATGTGCCCCAAGACGTGCGTGAACGCTTGTCTAATTTGTTATCCCGGGCCATGCAAAGCGATAGCAAAGGGGAAATCAAAATTGAAAAACCTCTTTCGCACACCGTTCCCGGAACCATGCAGCGCAGTTATATGGTTTAA
- a CDS encoding DUF2946 family protein yields MDAAVIEAMKKWPNVPAVSGYLSLDQSGHWRHHPAGDANQHPEHVGERISHPGLLAFFNRNYQTDEQGRWFIQNGPQRVYVRLDAAPLIVSLAEDLAHLQDHTGRLVKAVQAWFVSAEGRLYLRTPTGPALLASRDIPALLEQLRTKQHGLDSLDLEHPHYSEGWSLPAYPRRCSLTVWSSCVSPADELAYIVLPEPDPI; encoded by the coding sequence ATGGATGCTGCTGTTATTGAAGCCATGAAAAAATGGCCCAATGTACCCGCTGTCAGCGGATATCTTTCTTTGGATCAGTCAGGCCATTGGCGTCATCATCCGGCTGGCGATGCCAACCAGCATCCCGAGCACGTGGGTGAACGCATTTCTCACCCAGGATTGCTGGCATTTTTCAATCGCAATTATCAGACGGATGAACAAGGCCGTTGGTTTATCCAAAATGGCCCCCAGCGTGTCTATGTTCGCCTGGACGCCGCTCCTCTCATTGTGTCCCTGGCCGAAGATCTGGCGCATTTGCAAGACCACACCGGACGCCTCGTAAAAGCCGTCCAGGCGTGGTTCGTCAGCGCTGAAGGTCGGCTGTATTTGCGTACCCCTACCGGCCCGGCCTTATTGGCCAGTCGCGATATTCCGGCGCTGCTGGAACAATTGCGAACAAAGCAACACGGCCTGGACAGCCTGGATCTGGAGCACCCTCATTACAGCGAGGGCTGGTCTTTACCCGCCTACCCCAGGCGCTGTTCCCTGACAGTCTGGTCATCCTGCGTGTCGCCCGCCGACGAATTGGCGTATATTGTTTTGCCTGAGCCCGATCCTATTTGA
- a CDS encoding NUDIX hydrolase, whose amino-acid sequence MTQPPASFYFPAPRTQNFCSQCGSKLTRLVPPDDNRMRDVCQNCGAVHYQNPRNVVGIVPAWKDDQILLCRRAIEPRYNTWTLPAGFMELGETLGQGALREMGEEAGAQVEPGPLFTVISVPYAEQVHIYYLAKVTSDVLDPGPESLEARFFHLDDIPWDNLAFRTVSATLERYVEDHKAGRFQIHEFDIAPRDHD is encoded by the coding sequence ATGACCCAGCCACCCGCCTCTTTTTACTTCCCTGCTCCACGCACGCAAAACTTCTGCAGTCAATGCGGCAGCAAACTGACACGACTGGTGCCCCCGGACGATAACCGCATGCGTGATGTCTGCCAAAACTGCGGCGCGGTGCACTACCAGAATCCCCGTAATGTGGTCGGGATTGTGCCTGCCTGGAAAGACGATCAGATCTTGTTGTGCCGTCGTGCCATCGAACCACGCTACAACACCTGGACCTTGCCCGCCGGTTTTATGGAACTGGGTGAGACCCTGGGGCAAGGCGCCTTGCGTGAAATGGGTGAGGAAGCCGGTGCCCAAGTCGAACCCGGCCCGCTCTTTACCGTCATCAGCGTGCCCTACGCAGAACAAGTGCATATTTACTACTTGGCCAAAGTCACCAGCGACGTATTGGATCCCGGTCCGGAATCTCTGGAAGCCCGTTTCTTCCACCTGGACGACATTCCTTGGGACAATCTGGCGTTCCGCACGGTCAGCGCCACCTTGGAGCGCTACGTGGAGGATCACAAGGCTGGTCGCTTCCAGATTCACGAATTTGATATCGCCCCCCGCGACCACGACTGA